One Streptomyces sp. L2 genomic window carries:
- a CDS encoding hemerythrin domain-containing protein, with product MSIHTTVGQDPDSNDVVILLEQQHEEIRRRMERVLAVDGKERRKAFHALVHLLAVHETAEEEVVHPHVRRVLKDGDELVAGLLEQEAQAKRLLAALEDTDPDAAEFRPRFLALRDAVEAHARAEEEQEFPALRAASDDGALQSLAKLLRTAEIVAPTRPHPGMESRARNLALGPFAAVADRTRDAVRRMLGG from the coding sequence ATGTCGATTCACACAACGGTGGGCCAGGACCCGGACAGCAACGACGTGGTGATCCTGCTGGAGCAGCAGCACGAGGAGATCCGGCGCCGGATGGAGCGGGTGCTCGCCGTCGACGGCAAGGAGCGGCGCAAGGCGTTCCACGCGCTGGTCCACCTCCTCGCGGTGCACGAGACGGCCGAGGAGGAGGTCGTCCACCCGCACGTCCGGCGGGTCCTGAAGGACGGTGACGAGTTGGTCGCCGGTCTGCTGGAGCAGGAGGCGCAGGCCAAACGGCTGTTGGCGGCGCTGGAGGACACCGACCCGGACGCCGCCGAGTTCAGGCCCCGGTTCCTCGCCCTGCGCGACGCCGTGGAGGCGCACGCCCGGGCCGAGGAGGAGCAGGAGTTCCCCGCGCTGCGGGCGGCCTCCGACGACGGGGCGCTGCAGTCGCTGGCGAAGCTCCTGCGCACCGCCGAGATCGTCGCCCCGACCCGCCCGCACCCCGGTATGGAGTCCAGGGCCAGGAACCTCGCGCTCGGCCCGTTCGCCGCGGTGGCCGACCGCACACGCGACGCGGTGCGCCGGATGCTGGGCGGCTGA
- a CDS encoding DUF488 domain-containing protein, protein MNRVCTVGHSTRDFDEVLAMLRAHDVTCLADVRSFPSSRKYPQWNQAAITEALPPDISYRWIRRLGGRRHTPKGVPSVNGAWRVKAFRDYADYMAGEEFAGGLAELLDLAGHERPAIMCSEAVPWRCHRRLITDALLVAGVEVLHILSPTSSKPAVLNEHARVQDGHLIYPPPPDG, encoded by the coding sequence GTGAACCGCGTCTGTACGGTCGGGCACTCGACCCGCGACTTCGACGAGGTCCTGGCGATGCTGCGCGCCCACGACGTCACCTGCCTGGCCGACGTCCGCTCCTTCCCGTCGTCGAGGAAGTACCCGCAGTGGAACCAGGCGGCGATCACCGAGGCCCTGCCGCCCGACATCTCCTACCGCTGGATCCGCCGGCTGGGCGGCCGGCGGCACACCCCCAAGGGCGTGCCCAGCGTCAACGGCGCCTGGCGGGTCAAGGCCTTCCGGGACTACGCCGACTACATGGCCGGCGAGGAGTTCGCGGGAGGTCTCGCCGAACTGCTCGACCTGGCCGGGCACGAACGGCCGGCCATCATGTGCAGCGAGGCGGTGCCCTGGCGCTGCCACCGCCGGTTGATCACCGACGCCCTGCTCGTCGCCGGCGTCGAGGTGCTCCACATCCTGTCGCCCACGTCGTCGAAACCGGCCGTCCTCAACGAACACGCCCGCGTCCAGGACGGCCACCTGATCTACCCGCCGCCTCCGGACGGTTAG